Proteins from a single region of Pecten maximus unplaced genomic scaffold, xPecMax1.1, whole genome shotgun sequence:
- the LOC117319563 gene encoding FK506-binding protein 3-like has translation MTSRQQGTTTRVSGAAKSTKNDPSARQGSKRSGQPQSRQMSTGYQTGGESRYQQTRMTRQGSQGVSRQTGQRGSRQTAGTTKSNRLVQSRLSNQVVFRHESSRGGDSEARSYASQYDDEDDEDGEYEDGDEDEEGEYENEDEEETEGSEDVQSTYIEDYYPEYASMTGIKKVQGPRVEIMDGPDPCHCFPKKSNKHIPSMVYENITCKHSGVKGEAHAGVFRFDFNWNEFMEEPRRRKRSQAPPKTNFVKGYPNPEFLGEYVEEEEGEDEDDDDDDTNQQDDEEIDDDEDDDYTYHGDEEFEGRWGKQSDDDDDDDDDDDEDEEDEEEAEQQRALEEAMAKPSGIRAIIPLPHIGYSPPPSRERSTPLSQRSVPYSLPPLPESPFMSVQSRQSAQSYEGSGVGSRLDSRDARKDGKFRIKKINTVRRFQGRMYDPASKKVVSYDITPSFRANLDTWHANIDSGSSAASGSRLSLQSGNRRSTVPSRRSVKVESRHTNIPEEDDEDEDDDDDDDDEDDDDEDDDEDDY, from the exons ATGACGTCACGCCAACAAGGCACCACAACCCGTGTTTCCGGTGCAGCAAAGTCAACCAAAAATGACCCGTCGGCTCGTCAGGGGTCAAAGAGGTCAGGGCAGCCTCAGAGTCGGCAAATGTCGACTGGATACCAAACAGGAGGCGAGTCGAGATATCAACAGACACGGATGACTCGACAGGGATCACAGGGTGTTAGTAGACAGACAGGGCAACGGGGCAGTAGACAAACGGCGGGGACAACAAAGTCCAATCGGCTGGTACAGAGTAGGCTTTCAAATCAAGTTGTGTTTCGTCACGAGTCGAGTCGAGGCGGAGATTCAGAGGCGAGGAGTTATGCTTCACAGTacgatgatgaggatgatgaggATGGCGAGTACGAGGACGGGGACGAGGATGAGGAAGGGGAGTATGAAAACGAGGATGAAGAGGAAACCGAAGGCAGCGAGGATGTACAAAGTACTTACATAGAAGATTATTACCCGGAGTATGCTTCAATGACAGGCATAAAAAAAGTCCAAGGTCCAAGGGTTGAAATAATGGACGGTCCTGATCCGTGCCATTGTTTCCCAAAGAAAAGTAACAAGCACATCCCATCTATGGTGTATGAAAACATCACGTGCAAACATTCTGGAGTTAAAGGTGAGGCACATGCAGGTGTATTTCGGTTTGATTTTAATTGGAACGAATTCATGGAGGAACCAAGACGGAGAAAACGAAGTCAAGCTCCTCCTAAAACTAACTTTGTAAAGGGATATCCTAATCCCGAATTTTTAGGGGAATATGTGGAGGAAGAGGAAGGTGAAGATGAAGATGACGATGATGACGATACCAATCAACAAGACGATGAAGaaattgatgatgatgaggacGATGATTACACGTACCATGGTGATGAAGAATTCGAAGGGCGATGGGGAAAACAAtccgatgatgatgatgatgatgatgatgatgacgatgaagACGAAGAAGACGAAGAAGAGGCTGAGCAACAGAGAGCTTTAGAAGAAGCCATGGCCAAACCTAGTGGGATACGCGCTATTATACCGTTGCCTCATATAGGGTATTCCCCACCCCCTTCTAGGGAAAGATCTACACCTTTGTCCCAGCGTTCTGTCCCGTACTCTCTGCCCCCACTGCCCGAGAGCCCTTTCATGTCTGTCCAAAGTCGCCAGTCTGCCCAGTCATACGAAGGATCAGGGGTCGGAAGTCGTTTGGACAGTAGGGACGCGCGCAAGGACGGCAAGTTCCGGATAAAGAAAATCAATACAGTGCGCCGTTTCCAGGGCCGAATGTATGATCCGG CTTCCAAAAAAGTGGTTTCCTATGACATAACGCCATCCTTCAGAGCTAATCTTGACACGTGGCACGCCAACATCGACAGTGGATCTTCCGCTGCTTCCGGAAGTCGCCTTTCGCTCCAGTCCGGAAATCGTCGAAGTACCGTACCGAGTCGTCGGAGTGTGAAAGTCGAGAGTCGTCATACGAACATTCCAGAGGAAGATGACGAAGACGAagacgatgatgatgacgacgacgacgaagATGACGACGATGAAGACGACGATGAAGATGATTATTGA